TTTATATACTTATTTTATCAGATTTTTGTTTATTTTATGAAAAAATATTACGCGAATAAAATATAAGGGTCTTACCTGCAGCAGAGATGTGCAGGTAAGACCCTTTGTTACTTGGCGTTAGTTCCTCCTAAACATGCAACTGTCTTACTGAACAGTAGGTTCGGCCACTTGTTGCTCAGTTTGTTCAGCTTGCTGCTTAAGTTGCTGCTCAACTTGTTGTTCAACTTGTTCTTCTACTTCGCTTGGAGCAGGAAGTCTACCTTTTCCTTTTCCTTTTCCCTTACCTTTATTCGGTTGCAGCACTACATCTACAACGACTGCCTTTTTAATCGAAGGCACCTTTACAGAAGATACATAAACGGTAAGATACACTGGCTTTTTCTGTTTTTTCTTTGGCAATTTTACTAGGAAGCCATCGTTGTCGATCAAATCAGGGTTAGAGCTTTCTACCACTTTATAAGTAATTTCATCTGTTTCATTCGGTAGCTTCAACACTTGCTTATTCAATTCGCTTACATTGACAATCTTTGCAGAGAAATCATCGGCTGCTTCGTTAACTAATTCCCTGATGTCTTCACGGTCTTCTTCATCAACTGGACCTTGAATGGAAATAGCACTCCAAGCCTCATATTTAATTTTTATATCTTCCTCTTTTTCAACTGGATTCTCTGGATCATACTGATATCCAAAGATTCTTACTTTATATTTTCCGTTTTCCGGCTTTGTCAGTTTACCAGTTTTTGTACTTACATACTCCCCAGTTAGATTTTTAAAGGAAAGCTTTCCTGGTTTCAATAACTGAAGATTTCCTTTTTTGTCTGTCTTCTTCTCTACAGCCATTGTACCTAGCTTCTCGTCATTTAGACCCCAAATCTGTAGCTCAATGAGATTAATATCCTTTGCCTGCAAATCGGCAGATGCAGAGAAAGTGAGTGAATCCGGATTAACCTGAGTGCTGGAGAGCTTAAAGCTATCAAAACCGAATTTGTTTTCTTCTCTTTCATCACCTACATGAATAACAAACGGCAGATGCAAGTCAGGGTGTCCATCCTGGCTCTTCAGACGAACTTCACCTTCATATACGCCGTCCTTTACTTTTTTCTTAGCCTCTATCTGCAAATTAAATTGTAGGGACTTTCCAGGTTTTACGGTGAAGTCATCCTCTGACAGCTTCACTTTCAGGTTGTCCACATTAGTAGTTGTTGCTGGTTTTCCTGGTACAGACGTTACCTTTTCGTGCATAATAACTTCTGCTTCGTATTCAACCTCTTCATCGGAAGTATTTTTTAATTGAAGAGTTCTAACTAATGGTTTTTTCATGTCTCTGGAAACTAAGCCAAAGCTAACATTTGTTCCGTAGTTGGTAACATACTTTTCATTCATGTTTTTATCTAGGATTTTGGTCTTTTCAACTGTTTGTAGCAGAGCTGGTGTTTTTAGCGCTGCCAAACCATCTACACGACCAGAACCTTGGGAATACACATCATATAGAACACCATTGCCATCCTTGATTTCAACAGCAGTATTAGCCATAGCCGCCTTTACATCAAATGGCGTCCAATCTGGGTGAGCCTGTTTTAAAAGCAATACTAGACCTGCTACATGCGGTGTCGCCATACTTGTACCGTTTAGGCGTTGGTATGCATGATCGTAATTCGCATCTGGGAAATCCTTTTTCCATGTTGGCTTAGCTGACAGGATACTTACCCCTGGAGCCGAAACATCTGGCTTAATTGAGTACTCATCATCCATAGCTGGTCCACGCGAACTAAAGTCAGCCATTAGATCGCCTTTTTCTTCCGTCTTAGGATACTCGCTGCTAAACGTAATGGTAGCTTTGCTTGGATCAGCTTGAATTAGCTTCACCAATTCACGGCCTTCTTTTCCTTTCATATCAAAGGTAGGAATTGCATCCATTTGATCGCCAAGATAGGAATTAAAGTAATCGTCACGACCTACCGGATCTGGATCCGCAATGCCGTCTCCATTTGCATCATTGCCATTATAAATAATAATCGCTTTTGCTCCCGCTTTTTTCGCACTGGAGATCTTGTCCACAAAGGGTACTCCACCGCGTGAAACTAAGACCACTTTTCCCTTCACATCTACTTTAGCAAAATCAGAATTCATTCCTAGGTTAGCAAATACAAGCGAGAGGGCATCTGTACCCACTATCTTCGCAAAATCATTTAGACCTGTTTCATAACTTGCTACTTTAAATTCATAGTTTTTACCGAAAGAGGTAGTAGCTGTACTGGTATACAACTCTACTGGTGGCGTAGTTGCTCCTACAGAAATAACTAACTTAGCTCCTGCTGGAGATCCGGCTGTATAATAATATTGATTTGGATTATTATTAGCAGCATTTCCGTTAGCTACCACTGGAATAACCCCAGCCAATACAGCATTATTTAATGCGATAGCATCAGGTGAGTCAGGGCTCTTTTCCAAATCAGAGCCTAACGACAAATTGATAACATCCATGCCATCTTTAACAGCACGTTCAATTCCATCAATTACTTGAGCCGAGCTTCCGCCATGTCGTCCTAATACACGGTATGAATAAAGGTCAGACTCATAGGCAATTCCACGAACATGAACATCAGATGTTTTATTGGAAGCTCGTCCCACAATTGTGCCAGCTACGTGAGTACCGTGATGTGAGCCTTTATAACCTTTCCCCTCTGGATCTTCTTCAACTGGGATTGGCTTTTGCTCATATGGGTCATCATCATCGTCGTAGGAGTCATAACCACCTTTATAGGCATCCTTTAAGTCAGGGTGCAAATAGTCCACACCGGTGTCAATAACACCTACTTTTAAGCCTTTTCCCGTGTAGCCTAGCTTCCACATCTCAGGTATTTTCATTGCTTTCAGAGGGTTCGCGTCATAATGTCCTGGTGGTAGATCGGCTGTCTCAGATACAACCTCTACCTCTGGTTGGGAATAGTAGTTAATGTTGTTATAAACAGCTTTTACATTAGGCAGTTCAGCCAGCTTAGGGATTTCATTTGCAGGCAGAGTCACTACCATTCCATTAAATACTTCTTCAAACTTCTTCTCGATATCTACATCAAGGCCCTTGTCTTCAATAAGTCCTTCAAAATCATCCTGATCATCAGATACTAGTGAACGGGCTTCTCTTTCAGAACTTTTCGACTTTCCTTTCGTTACAACAACTGGGTCAGCTTTTAATTGGACAATAACCGTGACCATTTTAGAAGACTTGGTATCCAAAGCAGGAGATATGTACGCAGGGCCAGTAGAAACTTCCTCATCAGTTTCCCCCGTTACCTTTGCCTTTGTTAACTCGTTAACGTCTAATAGGGCGTCCAATTCTAGACCTTCTTTTGGAGTCGCCGCCATAACATTATACGGGATAACTCCTAGCAACAAGCTAGTAGCTAGTGCTATTGATGTAATCTTTTTCGGTTTTCGTAACAACTATGATCCCTCCTAAAAATAATAAATTTTAAAAAAATATAATGGCATACTGAGTTTTCTAAAAAATCAGTACATATTAATTTCTCTATATTTTTCTTTATTCCTTTAGGCCTAAAGTCATGTTTTTACAAAATTTAAAAAAACTGCCCTTCCGTATAATTGTCTATACGTTAAAGGGCAGTCATTTTTAATTTTTTTATGGTAAAATTTGTATTTTGAATAACGTTTATTGAAGAGCTTGCGGATTATCTGTACCCAAGAAATCCTCGTAAATACGCTCCCATACCACTTTGAATTCCATTTTTTCATTATCCGGAATTTCTTGGAAACGTTCAATCGGCTCTTCTAGGTATGGTGTTAATTTGATCAAGACTTCTGTTAGCATATTATCGTTAATGCCTCCTAGAATTTCCTTGATCTCATTTTTGGATAACGAGAATTCATTCTCTTCTTTTTCATGTAGATACATTACTAACTGGCTAAATACTGGATGAATCAACGACTCCAAACGAATGTGATACAAAGCGAACATTTCATCATCACGAAGCTCGAATGTATCTACTACTTCTGGGAAGGGATCTACTGGTACATCTAGGCTTGTTCCTTTATCAATTACTAGTCCCCACTTAATGAACATATCTAACGCTTCCTGAGCTGTTGCCGGATACTCATAGTTAGAACGCTTCAAAAAGTTAGCGTACTTCTCCAATAGAGCCACATAGTTTTCATAGTTCTCTTCGTCATGGAATTTATTTTTATCCAATGTATCGAAAGTTCCTTCCAATGCTCTAGTAGAATAGATGGACTTTAACATTTCTTCTTTTGTCTCTAGCTTGCTCACCGCATAGCAAACGGCTTTAAACAATACGTTCATCTCATGAGAGAACACGGTGCTCCAGCCATGCATGTCATAGCCTTTCGGAATAATAATATCGTCGCTACCTTTTGTGCGAAGATCTTGTATCGTTTGCATATTACACTCTCCTTATCCACAACTGCGTTTCACAGAGTACCTCTTAGTAATCCTCAAGTACATTAGGTTTATTATACACATAACTAGAGGCAGATTTCCAACTTCCAAAAGAAAATCCCCAAGCATATTAAAATGCCTGGGGATTTTCGCTTACTTGTGGCGTGCCACATCTAAACGTACAACTGCGCGTTGTAGGGCATACTCAGCGCGATGAACGTCAAGATCTGGAAACTTCTCATTGAGACGTTTTTCGGCACGTTGTTTTGCTAATTCTGCACGAGCTGCATCAATGTCTGTTGATTGCTCTGCTGCTTCTGCTAAAATCGTTACCTCTTGGCCGCGAACTTCCATGAAGCCGCCGCTAACTGCGATTACGGTCTCTTTGTCGCCTTCTTGCTTAATCCGAACAGGAGCAATTTTTAACGGAGTCACTAGCGGCGTATGGTTAGGAAGAATACCTAACTCACCTTCAACGCCTCGTGCAATGACCATTGTGGCTTCTCCGCTATAGACAACCCGTTCAGGAGTAACGATCTCTATTACCATTTTGCTCATTACCGTCTCCCCTTTCAGGGTTGTCTTACTTCATGTTCTTTGCTTTTTCAACTGCTTCTTCAATCGTACCTACAAATAGGAAAGCTGACTCTGGCAAATCATCATGTTTACCATCAAGAATTTCTTTAAAGCTACGTACAGTCTCCTTAACTGGTACATATTTACCAGGGAATCCAGTAAATTGTTCAGCAACGTGGAAAGGCTGGGACAAGAAACGTTGTACACGGCGTGCGCGCGCTACGGTTTGTTTGTCCTCATCGCTCAACTCATCCATACCTAGGATCGCGATGATATCTTGCAATTCCTTATAACGTTGTAGGATTGTCTGTACGCCACGAGCTACTTCATAGTGTTCTTGACCTACAATGTCAGGTGCTAGTGCACGAGAAGTAGAAGCTAGCGGGTCAACCGCTGGATAGATACCCAACTCGGAAATACCACGATCCAGGTTAGTTGTTGCATCCAAGTGAGCAAACGTAGTAGCAGGTGCTGGGTCAGTATAGTCATCCGCTGGTACGTAGATCGCTTGAATAGAAGTAACAGAACCTTTTTTCGTGGAAGTGATACGCTCTTGCAAGCTACCCATTTCAGAAGCAAGTGTTGGTTGGTAACCTACCGCAGATGGCATACGTCCAAGAAGGGCGGATACCTCAGAACCAGCTTGCGTGAAACGGAAAATGTTATCGATGAACAGAAGTACGTCACGGCCTTCTTCATCACGGAAATACTCAGCCATTGTAAGACCAGTCAGTGCGATACGTAGACGTGCACCTGGTGGTTCGTTCATTTGTCCAAATACCATCGCTGTTTTAGCGATAACACCGGAATCCTTCATTTCGTGGTAAAGGTCATTACCCTCACGAGTACGCTCACCTACACCAGCGAATACTGAGATACCGCCGTGCTCTTGCGCGATGTTATTGATCAATTCCTGAATTAGTACGGTTTTACCTACACCCGCACCACCAAATAGACCAATTTTACCACCTTTTACGTATGGTGCTAGCAAGTCAACAACCTTGATACCTGTTTCTAGGATCTCAGTAGAAGTTGCTTGGTCTTCATAAGCAGGTGCTTGACGGTGAATCGGATCACGACGAGGAACATCGTTCATTTCTACTTCGTCGATTGGATCGCCTAATACGTTAAATACACGGCCCAATGTAACTTCACCTACAGGTACAGAAATTGGTGCACCTGTGTCGATTGCTTCGATACCACGGATTAAACCGTCTGTAGAAGACATCGCAACTGTACGAACTTGGTTATCTCCCAAATGAAGCGCAACTTCACATACTAGATCAATGTCGCGTTCCCCGGAGCTTTGTGCTTTATAAGAAATTTTGATCGCATTATAGATAGCAGGCAGGTGACCATTGTCGAATTCAATGTCAACAACCGGTCCCATTACCTGAACTACGCGCCCTTTCGCCATCTTAAATCTTCCCTCCTAAAAGCTAATTGGAAGCCTTTATAACTGTCTTTGTTATACTTGTGAGTTCGCACCCGCAACAATCTCGGAGATTTCTTGCGTGATGGCTGCCTGACGAGCACGGTTATAGAAGAGTGTCAAACGATCGATAATATCAGATGCATTATCAGTCGCATTACCCATCGAGGTCATACGCGCTCCGTGCTCTGAAGCTTTTGCATCCAATACAGCACTATAGATTAGCGTTTCTGCATATTTTGGCAAAAGCACTGCGAGAACCTCTTCTGCAGAAGGCTCATAATCATAGTTAACTGTAGAGGCCTGTGAATCCGATTCAATTGATTGAAGTGGCAACAGGCGTTTCACCTGTGGAACTTGCGAGATAGCAGATTCAAATTCGTTATAGCAGAGATAGAGTTCGTCGATCTGTTCTTCCGCATATAATTTAACTGCTGTGTACGCAATTTGCTTAATGTCAGAAAAACTAGGGTTTTCCGGCATTCCAACTACCTCTTCAATAACAGGATAGTTACGTTTCACAAAGAAATCGCGGCCTTTGCGTCCGATAACAAAGATCGCATACTCATCTTTAGATTTATGCTTTTCGTTAGCCGCCTGAAGAACCTTACGGATGATATTCCCGTTATATCCTCCTGCGAGTCCACGGTCAGAAGTAATTACGATATATCCTGTCTTCTTCACCGGACGGGTTTGAAGCATCGGATGTTTAAAGCCAGTGCTTCCTGCGGCAATACTTGCTACTACCTCTTGAACCTTTTGAGCATACGGGCGAGCCGCTTGCGCTTGGTCTTGGGCACGGCGAAGTTTTGCAGTAGACACCATCTTCATCGCTTTCGTGATCTGACGCGTGTTTTTAACGCTTTTTATACGTCGTTTTACTTCACGAATACCTTGAGCCACTCATTTTCACCACCTTGGGAAATGCATGCTGAATTCTTCTGAACCCAGCATGCACAAAATCTATCGATGCCGAAGATTAACGGCTTGGAGCAAAGCCTTTTTTAAACTCTTCGATCGCTGCTCCTAATTCTTTTTCATCCGGTAATTCGTTTGTTGTACGGATATGTTCGAACAACTGTGGTTTATTGGAGTCGATGAAGGCAAGCAATTCTTTTTCGAAACGACGAACGTCTTCCACAGCAATTTCGTCTAGGAAGCCTTTTGTCGCAGCGAAGATAGAGATAACTTGCTTTTCAACAGGCATTGGTTGGTATGAAGGTTGTTTTAGGATTTCAACAACACGCTCACCACGAGTCAAACGAGCTTGTGTTGCTTTATCCAAATCGGAACCGAACTGCGCAAACGCAGCCAACTCACGATATTGTGCCAAGTCCAAACGAAGTGGACCAGCTACTTTTTTCATTGCTTTAATCTGTGCGGAACCACCTACGCGGGATACAGAGATACCTGCGTTAACCGCTGGACGTTGACCTGCGTTAAACAAATCGGTTTCCAAGAAGATCTGTCCATCTGTGATGGAGATAACGTTCGTTGGAATGTACGCAGATACGTCAGAACCTTGAGTCTCGATGAAAGGAAGTGCTGTTAGAGAACCAGCTCCTAGTTCATCAGATAATTTGGCTGCACGCTCTAACAAGCGGGAATGCAAGTAGAATACGTCACCAGGGTATGCTTCACGACCTGGAGGACGGCGAAGCAATAGGGACAACTCACGATAAGCTGCCGCTTGTTTAGATAAGTCATCATAAATACATAGGACATGTCCGCCCTTGTACATGAAATACTCACCCATTGTTACACCCGCATAAGGAGCTAGATACAGCAATGGAGCTGGATCAGAAGCTGTAGCGGAAACAACGATTGTATAATCAAGAGCACCATGCTTACGAAGTGTTTCAACTACGCCAGCAACTGTTGATTGCTTTTGACCAATGGCAACGTAGATACAAATCATGCCGTTACCCTTTTGATTGATGATGGTATCCAAAGCAACAGATGTTTTACCTGTTTGACGGTCACCGATGATCAACTCACGCTGACCACGACCGATCGGTACCATGGAGTCAATAGCTTTAATACCTGTTTGCAATGGCTCATGAACGGATTTACGTGCCATTACACCAGGAGCATTGTTTTCGATAGGACGGAATTCCGTAGTCGCAATTGGACCCAATCCGTCAATCGGTTGACCAAGTGGGTTAACTACGCGACCTAATAGCGCTTCCCCTACTGGTACTTCCATTACACGGCCAGTACGTTTAACCGTGTCACCTTCTTTAATGTCACGGAAAGCTCCAAGGATAATTACCCCTACGTTATCGCTTTCCAAGTTGAGTACCATACCCATAACGCCGTTTTGGAACTCAAGAAGCTCACCGGCCATTGCTTTTTCCAAACCATGTACGCGCGCAATACCGTCACCAACAGTGATAACCGTACCTACGTCAGCGATTTCGATCTCAGCTTTATAATTAGCGATGCGCTCTTTGATGAGCGAGCTAATTTCTTCAGGTCTGATTGCACTCACTTACGATTCACCCCATTCAACCCAGCGTCTTATATTTGATGCGCAAAATGCTCTAATTTCGTTTTCAAGCTACCGTCATATAAACGATCGCCAATCTTCACAACGACTCCACCAATAATAGTAGGGTCTATTACGCTTTCGAAGCGTAGCTTTTTATTCAGCATTTGACCAAACTGAATAGCAAGCTCTTCTAATTCTTCCTGGCTCAGTGGTTTAGCTGTAGTAACAACGGCATCCGCAAAGCCACGTTTATCGTTGGCCATTTCTACGTATGCTCTGGTTATTTCTGCGAATTCACTTTCACGTTTGTTGTCTACTAACGCAAAAAGAAAGTTGATTACTTCCTGCGAAGCTTTTCCTTTGAAAAGCTCCTCCAGCAACTCTTTCTTAGAAGCAACGGCAATTCGAGGATGCGTAAATAATTTATGGAAGTCAGGTACCTGTTTTAATGCTTCAGCAAGGTCTTTTAACTCACCTTCAATTTGATCAATGAGTCCACGCTCTTCTGCAATCTCAAACAGAGCACGCGCGTAACGTTTTGCTAATGCTCCACTCATAAGCGATCCCCTACTTGTTTCAGGAACTGATCAATCGTGGATTTTTGTGTAGCTTCATCCAATTCTTTTTCAATAATTTTAGAAGCCAACATAACAGATAGACTTGCCATTTGCGTACGTAGTTCTTCTTTAGCTTTCTCTGTCTCGCGAGCAATTTCTGCACTTGCTTCCGCTTTCAGACGAGCTGCCGTTTCTTCTGCCTCTTTCTTAATACGCGCTTCTTCTTCTTGTGCTTGACGAGTTGCACGCTCAATTAGAGCTTTTGTTTCTTGACGAGCTTCTTCTAACAAGCGGCGTTGTTCAGCTAGTAGTCCTTCCGCTTCTTTACGGTTACGTTCTGCTGCTTCAATTTCTGATGCAACGTATTGACGGCGTTTTTCCATGATTTGTGTTATAGGGCCAACTGCAAATTTCCTAACAACTAAAAGAAGTATCAGGAATGCGAGTACTTGAAAGAGCATCGTGCCCCCTTCAAGGGTTACCGCTCCAAACTCTAGCATGCTATTCACTCCTTCCTGGTTCAGAAGAGTATTTTAAGTAATGATAAAAAATCAATGATCTTTTACTGTTGCATAAACAAGGCGAAGGCCTAGCCTGCTAGCCTTCGCCCCGTAAAATTACATTTGGGAGTAAAGAATGAAACCAACCGCAACCGCGATGATAGGCACCGCTTCAACAAGACCTACCCCTAGAAGCATAAGACCCATCAAGCTACCACGAGCTTCTGGTTGACGTGCAACACCTTCAATTGTGCGAGAGATAACTAGTGAGTTACCGATTGCTCCACCTAATGCAGCTAAACCAAAGATAATACCGATTGCTAAAGCCAAAGTATTCATTAAAATAATCCTCCTCAAGTTTCTGTTGATTAAAAATTAGTGACCATCATTCGTTTTCTGCGAAATATATATGATTGTAAGGGTCGTGAAGATATAAGCTTGAACTGCCCCTACGAAGACGGAATAACCAAGCCACGCTAATAATGGGATACTACCAATAAAGACACCGGTGCTCATTAAGAAGGCAATCAAAACTTCCCCGGCAAAAATGTTACCAAATAGACGGAGTGGAAGTGTTAATGGCTTAATGACCAGTTCTTCAAGGATATGGAGTGGGTTAAGAAAATGCTTCAGGTACGTACCTAGCCCATGACGTCGAATATCCACGTATTGAGAGTAAAGAAGGATAGTAAGCGCCAGCGAGAAGGTCACACTTGCAGCAGCCGTTGGAGACTTCCACCATGCGATGTGTATACCATGTCCACCTGGTTCAAGTGCATGTTCCACTTTTTCGATTTTCTTAGCCTGAGCCTCAGGAGTCCCAGAAATCGTCAACATCTCAACAACTTGTTCGTTAACTACCTTGTTTTGAGCAGGGTCGTTGTGATGCAGCGTAACTACGTTAAGACCTAGCCCTAACCAGTTCCCTAGAATGATATAGAGAAAAACTGTTACAGCAAGTGTAATAAACCTTGCAGCCGTTTTTGCATCCATAACCGATCTTGCCAAGTTATTGATGAAATCGACAATCCACTCTAGAAGGTTTTGCCTTCCACCTGGAACACCTGTCGTTAATTGACGAGATAAAACAACCAGTAGGACAAAAACCAAAATAGCTGTCAACGTAATCATAAGCATGGTCGGAATATCGAATACGAGTCCACCGAGCTTAAATTTTAATGACCAATGATCCAAAATTTGTTCACCCCTTTCCCTCAAAAAATACTTCCTTAGTCAACCTTTTAAGAGCTTACTCTTTATTCTACCTCTTAACTTGTTGAAAAACAGTTAACAAATATTGAACTAATCATCTATTTTTAAGATTGTAATACACAAAAATAATCGAAAACACTTGAAATACTAGCAGTCCAATAATAACTCCCATAATTTGAAACAATTCTGGAAATCTTAGGGCTATAAAAACTGCTATAATTGTAACTGCAAACCTCTGCACCATTCCTATTCCCTTGGTTTTTCCTATATTACCAGTAATTTTCCATACCTTCAGATAAAGGAGAAGTCCATTGATAAGACTTGCAAAGCTACCCAACAGTAATGACTGAAAAAACAATCTATAATCAGGTAGGAGAAACCATAGAACCCCGATAAGGGCAATAGACCATAAAACACAGCGGATGATATTACGTACGGCAGTATAGAATGTTTGCATGTTACATCTCCCTACAGATAAGGACGTATCATTTGGTATACGCTTACAATACCTACGCCCAACCCTAGAAACAGCCCGACAATCATGAGCCAAGGAGCCGTATGTAACCATTCATCTAAATACTGTCCAAATAAGACTCCGGCTATGATACATATTGCTAGATCTGCTCCAATCATGCTTACTAATCCGATAGCTTTCCATGGGTTATTTACCTTTTTTGACAAGTTCGCTTCTCCCTTCAGACAGAAATGGAAGAGCTTGGTTGACACCTTAACATATTAACGAAGATTTATCTACATTGTCAACTTGTCGAACTGTAGGACACAAATTTTTCACAATTTGTCTATATTATTTTGATTATTGTTGAAATTCCTTGACCGCCACCTATGCATAAGGTAGCTAGACCATAGCGAGAATCGCTTCGTTTCAACATTTCATGGACAAGACTAACCAGAACGCGAGCCCCGCTTGCTCCAATTGGATGACCAAGGGCAATCGCTCCTCCGTTCACGTTTAGCTTCTCTCGATCAAGGCCTAATTCCTTCCCAACCGCTATTGCTTGTGCCGCAAAAGCCTCATTGGCTTCAATCAGATCTATTTGATCTATAGAAAGCCCCGCCTTCTTTAGAGCCTTTTCTGTAGCCGGTACTGGGCCTAGTCCCATTACTTGCGGATTGACTCCAGCGCTTGCATTGGCAACTATTGTAGCTAAAGGCTTAATCCCCAGCTCTTCTGCCTTTGCATAAGACATTAAGACTAGTGCTGCAGCTCCATCATTAATTCCTGAGGCATTTCCTGCCGTGACGCTCCCGTCCTTTTTAAAAGCAGGTCGCAGTTTAGCTAATGCATCCACCGTTGCACCTGCTCGCGGGAACTCATCTTGCTCAAACAAAATAGCCTCTCCCTTTTTTTGCGGGATAGTGACAGGGACGATCTCATCTAAAAAACGTCCTTCTTGAATCGCTTTGTTTGCCTTTTGTTGGCTCCAAGCCGCAAATTCATCCTGTTCTTCTCGGCTTATCTGATAACGTTCGCAAAGATTTTCAGCTGTTATTCCCATATGATAATCATTAAAGGCACACCAAAGCCCATCGCGGATCATGGAGTCTACGACCTTCTGATCACCCATGCGATACCCGTCTCTGGCCCCTTCTAATAAATAAGAAGCCTGACTCATATTTTCCATACCACCTGCAACTACCACATCTGCTTCTCCAGACACGATAGCCTGATAAGCTATATGTACAGCTTTTAATCCTGACCCGCAGACTTTATTAATAGTCAATGAGGGTTTCTCCTCACCAATGCCTGCTAGCATGGCCGCCTGACGCGTTGGGTTTTGCCCAAGCCCCGCCTGTAATACGTTCCCCATCACGACCTCGTCTACATGCTGTTTATCAAGACCTGCTTTGGCAAGTGCCGCTTCAATCACTACTGCTCCTAATCTAGTTGCGCTTACAGAAGATAACTTTCCTTGAAAACTACCGATGGCAGTGCGCACAGCACTGACAATAACTACATCGCTACCTTTCATCATATCCACTCCTTAAAAACATCAGATCGTAAGCTTTAGTTAGTTAATTTTGCCACTTGTGAATCTTCAGTCTTTTGATAACAATAATTAGTAACTAAGCTATATATTACCATATTTTTAAGGAGACAGATATCCCTTAGATTATCCTATTTATAAGTTTCCCATTATTACTATAGTAGAAATAACCAAAAAGTAAACAGGTAACTTTTAGAATGAAATCG
The nucleotide sequence above comes from Brevibacillus laterosporus LMG 15441. Encoded proteins:
- the atpD gene encoding F0F1 ATP synthase subunit beta, with protein sequence MAKGRVVQVMGPVVDIEFDNGHLPAIYNAIKISYKAQSSGERDIDLVCEVALHLGDNQVRTVAMSSTDGLIRGIEAIDTGAPISVPVGEVTLGRVFNVLGDPIDEVEMNDVPRRDPIHRQAPAYEDQATSTEILETGIKVVDLLAPYVKGGKIGLFGGAGVGKTVLIQELINNIAQEHGGISVFAGVGERTREGNDLYHEMKDSGVIAKTAMVFGQMNEPPGARLRIALTGLTMAEYFRDEEGRDVLLFIDNIFRFTQAGSEVSALLGRMPSAVGYQPTLASEMGSLQERITSTKKGSVTSIQAIYVPADDYTDPAPATTFAHLDATTNLDRGISELGIYPAVDPLASTSRALAPDIVGQEHYEVARGVQTILQRYKELQDIIAILGMDELSDEDKQTVARARRVQRFLSQPFHVAEQFTGFPGKYVPVKETVRSFKEILDGKHDDLPESAFLFVGTIEEAVEKAKNMK
- a CDS encoding DUF6042 family protein; protein product: MQTIQDLRTKGSDDIIIPKGYDMHGWSTVFSHEMNVLFKAVCYAVSKLETKEEMLKSIYSTRALEGTFDTLDKNKFHDEENYENYVALLEKYANFLKRSNYEYPATAQEALDMFIKWGLVIDKGTSLDVPVDPFPEVVDTFELRDDEMFALYHIRLESLIHPVFSQLVMYLHEKEENEFSLSKNEIKEILGGINDNMLTEVLIKLTPYLEEPIERFQEIPDNEKMEFKVVWERIYEDFLGTDNPQALQ
- the atpG gene encoding ATP synthase F1 subunit gamma, giving the protein MAQGIREVKRRIKSVKNTRQITKAMKMVSTAKLRRAQDQAQAARPYAQKVQEVVASIAAGSTGFKHPMLQTRPVKKTGYIVITSDRGLAGGYNGNIIRKVLQAANEKHKSKDEYAIFVIGRKGRDFFVKRNYPVIEEVVGMPENPSFSDIKQIAYTAVKLYAEEQIDELYLCYNEFESAISQVPQVKRLLPLQSIESDSQASTVNYDYEPSAEEVLAVLLPKYAETLIYSAVLDAKASEHGARMTSMGNATDNASDIIDRLTLFYNRARQAAITQEISEIVAGANSQV
- a CDS encoding F0F1 ATP synthase subunit epsilon, with the protein product MSKMVIEIVTPERVVYSGEATMVIARGVEGELGILPNHTPLVTPLKIAPVRIKQEGDKETVIAVSGGFMEVRGQEVTILAEAAEQSTDIDAARAELAKQRAEKRLNEKFPDLDVHRAEYALQRAVVRLDVARHK
- a CDS encoding S8 family serine peptidase, with the protein product MLRKPKKITSIALATSLLLGVIPYNVMAATPKEGLELDALLDVNELTKAKVTGETDEEVSTGPAYISPALDTKSSKMVTVIVQLKADPVVVTKGKSKSSEREARSLVSDDQDDFEGLIEDKGLDVDIEKKFEEVFNGMVVTLPANEIPKLAELPNVKAVYNNINYYSQPEVEVVSETADLPPGHYDANPLKAMKIPEMWKLGYTGKGLKVGVIDTGVDYLHPDLKDAYKGGYDSYDDDDDPYEQKPIPVEEDPEGKGYKGSHHGTHVAGTIVGRASNKTSDVHVRGIAYESDLYSYRVLGRHGGSSAQVIDGIERAVKDGMDVINLSLGSDLEKSPDSPDAIALNNAVLAGVIPVVANGNAANNNPNQYYYTAGSPAGAKLVISVGATTPPVELYTSTATTSFGKNYEFKVASYETGLNDFAKIVGTDALSLVFANLGMNSDFAKVDVKGKVVLVSRGGVPFVDKISSAKKAGAKAIIIYNGNDANGDGIADPDPVGRDDYFNSYLGDQMDAIPTFDMKGKEGRELVKLIQADPSKATITFSSEYPKTEEKGDLMADFSSRGPAMDDEYSIKPDVSAPGVSILSAKPTWKKDFPDANYDHAYQRLNGTSMATPHVAGLVLLLKQAHPDWTPFDVKAAMANTAVEIKDGNGVLYDVYSQGSGRVDGLAALKTPALLQTVEKTKILDKNMNEKYVTNYGTNVSFGLVSRDMKKPLVRTLQLKNTSDEEVEYEAEVIMHEKVTSVPGKPATTTNVDNLKVKLSEDDFTVKPGKSLQFNLQIEAKKKVKDGVYEGEVRLKSQDGHPDLHLPFVIHVGDEREENKFGFDSFKLSSTQVNPDSLTFSASADLQAKDINLIELQIWGLNDEKLGTMAVEKKTDKKGNLQLLKPGKLSFKNLTGEYVSTKTGKLTKPENGKYKVRIFGYQYDPENPVEKEEDIKIKYEAWSAISIQGPVDEEDREDIRELVNEAADDFSAKIVNVSELNKQVLKLPNETDEITYKVVESSNPDLIDNDGFLVKLPKKKQKKPVYLTVYVSSVKVPSIKKAVVVDVVLQPNKGKGKGKGKGRLPAPSEVEEQVEQQVEQQLKQQAEQTEQQVAEPTVQ